A portion of the Drosophila innubila isolate TH190305 chromosome 3L unlocalized genomic scaffold, UK_Dinn_1.0 0_D_3L, whole genome shotgun sequence genome contains these proteins:
- the LOC117789157 gene encoding carbonic anhydrase 2-like, protein MCNMWSLESVTLILACVVAVSGQDFGYGGKHGPEHWADDYKRCSGKYQSPINIDELKVEKKDYPDLEYYNFDSIPKAVHITNNGHTVLVTMSFAKGKEPRVRGGPLETKAFYQFEQFHFHWGENDSVGSEDTINNQAYPAEMHVVVRSLDYPDFESALGQDHGIAVLAYFFNIRNIGSASYSEFTRLLPSISRKGKSIDLETPLPLMSYVSKDPVNYYSYVGSLTTPPCAEEVVWIDFHEPISISENQLEQFRLLTENDDHLKNNFRPTQPLNNRTVYQRVPIPFDHAKSQWGETPLERNTSSTIKRGLTLLLGSLLVLFKRNILLDFN, encoded by the exons TTGTCGCAGTTTCTGGCCAAGATTTTGGCTATGGAGGCAAGCACGGACCGGAACATTGGGCCGATGATTACAAGCGCTGCAGTGGCAAGTACCAGAGTCCCATTAACATTGATGAGCTGAAAGTGGAGAAAAAGGATTATCCCGATCTTGAGTACTACAACTTTGATTCCATACCCAAAGCCGTACACATAACCAACAATGGACACACTGTGCTGGTCACCATGAGCTTTGCGAAGGGCAAGGAGCCACGTGTGAGGGGTGGTCCATTGGAAACGAAGGCTTTCTATCAATTTGAGCAGTTTCACTTTCATTGGGGTGAGAATGATTCAGTTGGAAGTGAGGATACGATCAACAATCAAGCATATCCGGCGGAAATGCATGTCGTCGTTCGTAGTCTGGACTATCCGGACTTTGAGAGCGCTTTGGGTCAGGATCATGGTATTGCCGTGTTGGCTTATTTCTTCAac ATCAGAAACATCGGGAGTGCCAGTTATTCGGAATTCACGAGGTTGTTGCCGTCTATAAGCCGGAAAGGGAAGTCCATTGACTTGGAAACTCCACTGCCCTTGATGAGTTATGTCTCCAAGGATCCGGTTAATTACTACAGCTACGTTGGATCGTTGACAACGCCACCCTGTGCCGAGGAAGTGGTCTGGATTGATTTTCACGAGCCCATATCCATATCGGAGAACCAG TTGGAACAATTTCGTTTACTGACCGAAAATGATGACCACTTGAAGAACAATTTCCGGCCAACTCAACCACTTAACAATCGCACGGTTTACCAGAGGGTTCCCATTCCCTTTGATCATGCCAAGAGTCAATGGGGCGAAACGCCCCTGGAACGAAATACGAGCTCCACAATAAAAAGGGGATTGACTCTTCTGCTAGGCAGCCTTCTGGTGTTGTTTAAGCGAAATATTTTACTGGATTTTAATTAG